The following coding sequences are from one Pararge aegeria chromosome 13, ilParAegt1.1, whole genome shotgun sequence window:
- the LOC120628570 gene encoding uncharacterized protein LOC120628570 isoform X3: protein MQNICTILERLRHCSRQLWMVKDKRDEMLRLHAVQSVSILLTTECESIGIIKSSTGKEIEDPKRSQDDLIVGILKCLGYFTTYLVGNCAEQIQGDGRGYLCLVALTKRHETIALKCLMNLCYLSTCRPVLGTAGLVECLVSIIQKKHATDMAWWPDGAAKALAQLSGEAVNRSRLRRSGGLSLLVTAARDNAHAMHALLQYVFDDSSFQLLIQQGLVGLLTDKLTDHISTMEFEHNFTIGQNEAVKRKEKHKNESIAVYDMVVSNIAYREKGFFKRSKSKLLSETEDDLKVVIERDNMIVGFLDAIDSDDSNLSDSDEGTSSQRKRSLKRVRSKSPKSFRKKSHFVKMASKDWSSGVFWEPKSPEWPSLFQQFPSDKSPSRDQGPLSPASEGSADMSPDYRGSLSKKSRWDWSPDSGASMGEGSSTSPYWTDNQWSPGSSGPSSPFSINDESSDSEISGRYSPVCSEDDGDEDQKKTSTNAIAELKATQIAQELDTELTIEDDSSDEKALAEDISKCKIDMKSKSSAMACVMVLMFRVTHGTCTTCGSIRDDSVPNHLTDLLTSRECLHGLLDYVERCQRPMGRAARILVRIVSNHLCLLNLLRHRIPLRLHQMSVRSKHPTDQCIQCKQINKFSSKLLTQLSLKAESSYGIGKISYHLLKGTTSMKQTLSLTLPYFVRTEKVLKKYLIDCNGLNLLFSSIAEAKEDIDDCVTALVKLANNVHIKDPKILENRYRSNVHVTYDPILDNLAPDDIVTFQLDDSSTVKANKVFLCQHSEVFSAMLMGQFKESIEKCVQIKNVSKPALEHLFTLLQCGLNSSKNDIEIFPMAEELETNLEVLLLADRFLFDKLKEFLSSAILQFQLAPDTADKMYIWSLRDGMGFLCVESVAYLLTGQMSEAERVKSFQNILNLEYKDQLLEDIKSMLLRQLIK, encoded by the exons ATGCAGAACATTTGCACAATTTTGGAGCGGTTAAGGCACTGCTCGAG GCAACTATGGATGGTTAAAGATAAACGCGATGAAATGTTGAGATTACATGCCGTGCAAAGCgtatcaatattattaacaacTGAATGCGAATCTATTGGAATAATCAAGTCTTCTACTGGCAAAGAAATAGAGGATCCGAAGAGGAGTCAAGACGACCTCATTGTTGGCATACTCAAATGTTTAGGATATTTCACAACGTACCTAGTTGGTAACTGTGCTGAACAG ATCCAAGGCGACGGCAGAGGTTACCTATGCCTCGTGGCGCTCACTAAGCGTCATGAAACAATAGCACTCAAATGTCTAATGAATCTCTGTTACTTGTCTACATGTCGACCGGTATTGGGAACCGCGGGATTAGTCGAATGCTTAGTAAGCATAATTCAGAAGAAACATGCAACGG ATATGGCTTGGTGGCCCGATGGAGCGGCGAAGGCTCTGGCCCAGCTTAGCGGTGAGGCGGTGAATCGATCCCGATTACGACGTTCTGGAGGACTCTCTTTGCTAGTCACCGCTGCTCGGGATAACGCGCATGCCATGCATGCACTCTTACAATACGTTTTTGATGACAGTT caTTTCAGCTACTTATTCAGCAGGGCCTTGTGGGGTTGCTTACCGACAAACTAACTGATCATATTTCCACCATGGAATTTGAACACAACTTCACCATTGGCCAGAATGAAGCTGTGAAGCGTAAAGAGAAGCATAAAAATGAATCTATTGCCGTGTATGATATGGTAGTTAGCAATATAGCTTATCGTgagaaaggattttttaaaagaagtaAAAGCAAATTGTTATCTGAGACGGAGGATGACTTAAAGGTGGTGATAGAAAGAGACAACATGATTGTTGGATTTTTAGACGCTATCGACAGTGATGACTCTAATTTAAGCGACAGTGATGAAGGAACATCGTCTCAGCGAAAAAGAAGCCTTAAGCGAGTGAGATCAAAAAGTCCTAAAAGCTTTAGAAAA AAATCGCATTTTGTTAAGATGGCAAGTAAAGACTGGTCCTCAGGGGTTTTCTGGGAACCAAAAAGCCCCGAATGGCCATCACTTTTTCAACAATTTCCGTCCGACAAAAGTCCAAGTCGTGACCAAGGGCCTCTGTCGCCAGCCTCGGAAGGAAGCGCGGACATGAGTCCGGATTATCGAGGCTCATTAAGTAAGAAGAGTAGATGGGATTGGAGCCCAGACTCGGGAGCTAGTATGGGAGAGGGAAGTTCAACATCCCCTTATTGGACGGATAACCAGTGGAGTCCGGGAAGCTCCGGACCTTCATCACCTTTTAGCATCAATGATg AAAGTTCCGATTCAGAGATTTCTGGTCGTTATTCGCCAGTTTGCAGCGAAGACGATGGCGACGaagaccaaaaaaaaacctcaacTAACGCGATCGCTGAATTAAAAGCGACACAGATCGCTCAGGAGCTAGATACAGAACTAACCATAGAAGATGATAGCAGTGATGAGAAGGCGCTAGCGGAAG ATATTAGCAAATGCAAAATTGATATGAAGTCGAAATCGTCTGCTATGGCATGCGTTATGGTGCTAATGTTCAGGGTAACTCACGGCACTTGCACGACTTGCGGCAGCATCCGCGACGATTCCGTACCGAACCATTTGACGGACTTACTAACCAGCCGCGAGTGTCTCCACGGACTACTCGACTACGTGGAGAGATGCCAACGCCCCATGGGCAGAGCTGCGCGGATACTAGTCAGGATTGTCAG TAATCACCTCTGTTTATTGAATTTACTAAGGCATAGGATACCGCTGAGGCTTCATCAAATGTCTGTTAGATCGAAACATCCAACAGACCAATGCATACAATGCAAACAA ataaataaatttagttctAAACTCTTGACTCAACTGTCGTTAAAGGCAGAGTCAAGTTACGGTATTGGGAAAATCAGCTATCATTTATTAAAGGGCACCACATCTATGAAACAAACTCTTTCGTTGACTTTGCCATACTTTGTCAG GAcagaaaaagttttaaaaaagtacTTGATAGATTGCAATggtttgaatttattattcagCAGTATTGCTGAGGCCAAAGAAGATATTGATGACTGTGTTACAGCTTTAGTGAAACTTGCGAATAATGTTCACATAAAGGACCCTAAAATTCTAGAGAACAGATACAGGTCAAATGTTCACGTTACCTACGATCCTATTCTCGATAATTTGGCTCCTGATGATATAGTAACATTCCAACTAGATGATTCATCAACAGTTAAAGCAAATAAAGTGTTTCTGTGCCAGCATTCAGAAGTATTTAGCGCTATGTTGATGGGGCAATTCAAGGAATCCAtagaaaaatgtgtacaaattaaaaatgtgtCAAAACCTGCACTGGAACATCTTTTTACACTGCTACAGTGTGGTTTAAATAGTTCTAAAAATGATATAGAAATATTTCCAATGGCAGAAGAGTTAGAAACGAATTTGGAAGTACTACTCCTAGCTGACAGGTTcttatttgataaattaaaagaatttttaaGCAGTGCTATCCTACAATTTCAATTGGCACCGGATACAGCTGACAAGATGTATATATGGTCACTCCGGGATGGTATGGGATTTTTATGTGTTGAATCTGTAGCATATTTATTGACTGGACAGATGTCTGAAGCTGAGCGTGTCAAATCGTTCCAAAATATCCTAAACCTGGAATACAAGGACCAATTGCTAGAAGATATCAAATCCATGCTGCTGAGGCAGTTGATAAAGTAA
- the LOC120628571 gene encoding cytochrome P450 315a1, mitochondrial has protein sequence MHRVQKSITLRFNVKRFKGTSIQQDKLMGIGDIPHAKYLPIIGTKLDFIAAGGGTKLHEYIDSRHKQLGPIFSERLAGSTELVFISDPLLMKSLFINMEGKYPMHILPDPWVLYEKIYGSQRGLFFMNGEQWLHNRRILNKHLLREGTEDWISAPIRKSIHDFVNDLKERSEKGFIIKDFETEFYRLSTNVLVNILLGENSIRHSQHYDTMLNMFSDSVKKIFQATTKLYGWPVEWCQYFNLKVWRHFKESVDLSLHLAKKMAFEMIKNQDKNTGLIKKLLEEDLEDEMIARIVADFIIAAGDTTAYSTLWIFLLLSQNYDVIEEIRIKKEHTVKLVIKEAMRLYPVAPFLTRILPKDTVFGNYKLKKGTPIIASIYSSGRDEQNFSKPDMFLPYRWDRNDQRRESIVNHIPSASLPFAMGTRSCIGKKIALVQLTEVVSQVIKNFDINCKNCKDVKPMTSQVLVPDRQLEFVITTRDKNMFLKKGITDL, from the exons ATGCATCGAGTTCAAAAATCGATAACTTTAAGGTTTAATGTGAAGAGGTTTAAAGGAACTTCAATCCAGCAAGATAAATTAATGGGTATCGGAGATATACCCCATGCAAAATATTTACCAATCATAGGGACAAAATTAGACTTTATTGCAGCTGGAGGTGGGACGAA ATTACACGAATATATAGATTCGCGACACAAGCAATTAGGACCAATTTTTTCGGAACGACTTGCTGGGAGCACAGAACTTGTTTTTATAAGTGATCCCTTACTTATGAAatcactttttattaatatggaAGGCAAATATCCGATGCATATATTGCCTGATCCATGGGTTCTGTACGAAAAAATTTATGGGTCACAAAGAGGTCTCTTTTTTATGAATGGTGAGCAATGGTTGCATAATCGCCGAATATTAAATAAGCATTTGCTACGGGAAGGTACTGAAGACTGGATAAGCGCTCCTATAAGAAAGAGCATACACGATTTTGTTAACGATTTAAAAGAAAGATCTGAGAAAGGGTTCATAATTAAAGACTTCGAGACGGAATTTTATAGACTCTCAACAAATG TACTTGTAAACATATTGCTAGGAGAAAATTCCATACGACATAGTCAACACTATGATACAATGTTAAATATGTTTTCGgactctgtaaaaaaaatatttcaggcTACTACAAAGTTGTATGGATGGCCAGTAGAATGGTGCCAATATTTTAATCTAAAAGTATGGAGACATTTCAAGGAAAGTGTAGATTTATCACTTCATTTAG caaAAAAAATGGCTTTTGAAATGATCAAAAACCAAGACAAAAATACTGGATTAATAAAAAAGCTACTTGAGGAAGACTTAGAAGATGAAATGATAGCAAGGATAGTTGCAGATTTTATTATAGCAGCGGGCGATACG ACTGCATATTCAACACTGTggatatttttgttactttctcAAAACTACGATGTCATCGAAGAAATTCGTATAAAGAAAGAACATACTGTAAAACTTGTTATAAAGGAAGCGATGAGATTGTATCCGGTAGCTCCATTTTTGACTAGAATATTACCTAAAGATACTGTTTTTGGCaactataaacttaaaaaagga aCTCCAATTATAGCTTCAATTTATTCATCTGGCCGTGATGAGCAAAACTTTAGTAAGCCAGATATGTTTTTGCCCTACCGTTGGGATAGAAATGATCAACGCCGAGAAAGTATTGTCAATCATATCCCATCAGCATCTTTGCCATTTGCTATGGGAACTAGATCTTGTATAGGAAAAAAGATAGCACTAGTTCAACTGACAGAGGTTGTTAGTCAg GTTATCAAAAACTTTGATATCAACTGTAAAAACTGTAAAGATGTTAAGCCTATGACATCACAAGTATTAGTACCAGACAGACAACTTGAATTTGTTATCACCACTAGagacaaaaatatgtttttaaaaaagggAATAActgatttataa
- the LOC120628570 gene encoding armadillo repeat-containing protein 5 isoform X2 translates to MDKTYVKSVLEGLKSSSSKRIQESLVKIKSTIIINDKGIKSFRESGGIEYLLPHLRKPNERILDLSLSILGNVCLDEKCSLLIGKLNSYGPLVSILNTVCRDSIVGRTSRVIGNLAQKLCNAEHLHNFGAVKALLEVINNRDKSTSYATLTMAVRAIRQLWMVKDKRDEMLRLHAVQSVSILLTTECESIGIIKSSTGKEIEDPKRSQDDLIVGILKCLGYFTTYLVGNCAEQIQGDGRGYLCLVALTKRHETIALKCLMNLCYLSTCRPVLGTAGLVECLVSIIQKKHATDMAWWPDGAAKALAQLSGEAVNRSRLRRSGGLSLLVTAARDNAHAMHALLQYVFDDSSFQLLIQQGLVGLLTDKLTDHISTMEFEHNFTIGQNEAVKRKEKHKNESIAVYDMVVSNIAYREKGFFKRSKSKLLSETEDDLKVVIERDNMIVGFLDAIDSDDSNLSDSDEGTSSQRKRSLKRKSHFVKMASKDWSSGVFWEPKSPEWPSLFQQFPSDKSPSRDQGPLSPASEGSADMSPDYRGSLSKKSRWDWSPDSGASMGEGSSTSPYWTDNQWSPGSSGPSSPFSINDESSDSEISGRYSPVCSEDDGDEDQKKTSTNAIAELKATQIAQELDTELTIEDDSSDEKALAEDISKCKIDMKSKSSAMACVMVLMFRVTHGTCTTCGSIRDDSVPNHLTDLLTSRECLHGLLDYVERCQRPMGRAARILVRIVSNHLCLLNLLRHRIPLRLHQMSVRSKHPTDQCIQCKQINKFSSKLLTQLSLKAESSYGIGKISYHLLKGTTSMKQTLSLTLPYFVRTEKVLKKYLIDCNGLNLLFSSIAEAKEDIDDCVTALVKLANNVHIKDPKILENRYRSNVHVTYDPILDNLAPDDIVTFQLDDSSTVKANKVFLCQHSEVFSAMLMGQFKESIEKCVQIKNVSKPALEHLFTLLQCGLNSSKNDIEIFPMAEELETNLEVLLLADRFLFDKLKEFLSSAILQFQLAPDTADKMYIWSLRDGMGFLCVESVAYLLTGQMSEAERVKSFQNILNLEYKDQLLEDIKSMLLRQLIK, encoded by the exons ATGGATAAAACTTATGTGAAATCAGTTTTAGAAGGACTTAAGTCCTCGTCATCTAAACGCATTCAAGAGTCCCTCGTAAAAATTAaatctacaataataataaatgataaggGCATTAAATCCTTTCGAGAAAGTGGTGGCATAGAATATTTACTTCCACATTTACGTAAACCAAATGAAAGAATACTTGATTTATCCCTAAGTATACTTGGTAATGTGTGTTTAGATGAAAAGTGCAGCTTATTG ATTGGGAAACTGAATAGCTATGGACCTCTTGTGTCTATATTAAACACTGTATGCCGTGATAGCATTGTCGGAAGAACATCGCGCGTCATTGGTAACTTGGCGCAAAAGCTATGCAATGCAGAACATTTGCACAATTTTGGAGCGGTTAAGGCACTGCTCGAGGTCATTAATAACAGGGATAAGTCTACATCTTATGCCACACTAACAATGGCTGTGAGAGCCATTCG GCAACTATGGATGGTTAAAGATAAACGCGATGAAATGTTGAGATTACATGCCGTGCAAAGCgtatcaatattattaacaacTGAATGCGAATCTATTGGAATAATCAAGTCTTCTACTGGCAAAGAAATAGAGGATCCGAAGAGGAGTCAAGACGACCTCATTGTTGGCATACTCAAATGTTTAGGATATTTCACAACGTACCTAGTTGGTAACTGTGCTGAACAG ATCCAAGGCGACGGCAGAGGTTACCTATGCCTCGTGGCGCTCACTAAGCGTCATGAAACAATAGCACTCAAATGTCTAATGAATCTCTGTTACTTGTCTACATGTCGACCGGTATTGGGAACCGCGGGATTAGTCGAATGCTTAGTAAGCATAATTCAGAAGAAACATGCAACGG ATATGGCTTGGTGGCCCGATGGAGCGGCGAAGGCTCTGGCCCAGCTTAGCGGTGAGGCGGTGAATCGATCCCGATTACGACGTTCTGGAGGACTCTCTTTGCTAGTCACCGCTGCTCGGGATAACGCGCATGCCATGCATGCACTCTTACAATACGTTTTTGATGACAGTT caTTTCAGCTACTTATTCAGCAGGGCCTTGTGGGGTTGCTTACCGACAAACTAACTGATCATATTTCCACCATGGAATTTGAACACAACTTCACCATTGGCCAGAATGAAGCTGTGAAGCGTAAAGAGAAGCATAAAAATGAATCTATTGCCGTGTATGATATGGTAGTTAGCAATATAGCTTATCGTgagaaaggattttttaaaagaagtaAAAGCAAATTGTTATCTGAGACGGAGGATGACTTAAAGGTGGTGATAGAAAGAGACAACATGATTGTTGGATTTTTAGACGCTATCGACAGTGATGACTCTAATTTAAGCGACAGTGATGAAGGAACATCGTCTCAGCGAAAAAGAAGCCTTAAGCGA AAATCGCATTTTGTTAAGATGGCAAGTAAAGACTGGTCCTCAGGGGTTTTCTGGGAACCAAAAAGCCCCGAATGGCCATCACTTTTTCAACAATTTCCGTCCGACAAAAGTCCAAGTCGTGACCAAGGGCCTCTGTCGCCAGCCTCGGAAGGAAGCGCGGACATGAGTCCGGATTATCGAGGCTCATTAAGTAAGAAGAGTAGATGGGATTGGAGCCCAGACTCGGGAGCTAGTATGGGAGAGGGAAGTTCAACATCCCCTTATTGGACGGATAACCAGTGGAGTCCGGGAAGCTCCGGACCTTCATCACCTTTTAGCATCAATGATg AAAGTTCCGATTCAGAGATTTCTGGTCGTTATTCGCCAGTTTGCAGCGAAGACGATGGCGACGaagaccaaaaaaaaacctcaacTAACGCGATCGCTGAATTAAAAGCGACACAGATCGCTCAGGAGCTAGATACAGAACTAACCATAGAAGATGATAGCAGTGATGAGAAGGCGCTAGCGGAAG ATATTAGCAAATGCAAAATTGATATGAAGTCGAAATCGTCTGCTATGGCATGCGTTATGGTGCTAATGTTCAGGGTAACTCACGGCACTTGCACGACTTGCGGCAGCATCCGCGACGATTCCGTACCGAACCATTTGACGGACTTACTAACCAGCCGCGAGTGTCTCCACGGACTACTCGACTACGTGGAGAGATGCCAACGCCCCATGGGCAGAGCTGCGCGGATACTAGTCAGGATTGTCAG TAATCACCTCTGTTTATTGAATTTACTAAGGCATAGGATACCGCTGAGGCTTCATCAAATGTCTGTTAGATCGAAACATCCAACAGACCAATGCATACAATGCAAACAA ataaataaatttagttctAAACTCTTGACTCAACTGTCGTTAAAGGCAGAGTCAAGTTACGGTATTGGGAAAATCAGCTATCATTTATTAAAGGGCACCACATCTATGAAACAAACTCTTTCGTTGACTTTGCCATACTTTGTCAG GAcagaaaaagttttaaaaaagtacTTGATAGATTGCAATggtttgaatttattattcagCAGTATTGCTGAGGCCAAAGAAGATATTGATGACTGTGTTACAGCTTTAGTGAAACTTGCGAATAATGTTCACATAAAGGACCCTAAAATTCTAGAGAACAGATACAGGTCAAATGTTCACGTTACCTACGATCCTATTCTCGATAATTTGGCTCCTGATGATATAGTAACATTCCAACTAGATGATTCATCAACAGTTAAAGCAAATAAAGTGTTTCTGTGCCAGCATTCAGAAGTATTTAGCGCTATGTTGATGGGGCAATTCAAGGAATCCAtagaaaaatgtgtacaaattaaaaatgtgtCAAAACCTGCACTGGAACATCTTTTTACACTGCTACAGTGTGGTTTAAATAGTTCTAAAAATGATATAGAAATATTTCCAATGGCAGAAGAGTTAGAAACGAATTTGGAAGTACTACTCCTAGCTGACAGGTTcttatttgataaattaaaagaatttttaaGCAGTGCTATCCTACAATTTCAATTGGCACCGGATACAGCTGACAAGATGTATATATGGTCACTCCGGGATGGTATGGGATTTTTATGTGTTGAATCTGTAGCATATTTATTGACTGGACAGATGTCTGAAGCTGAGCGTGTCAAATCGTTCCAAAATATCCTAAACCTGGAATACAAGGACCAATTGCTAGAAGATATCAAATCCATGCTGCTGAGGCAGTTGATAAAGTAA
- the LOC120628570 gene encoding armadillo repeat-containing protein 5 isoform X1: MDKTYVKSVLEGLKSSSSKRIQESLVKIKSTIIINDKGIKSFRESGGIEYLLPHLRKPNERILDLSLSILGNVCLDEKCSLLIGKLNSYGPLVSILNTVCRDSIVGRTSRVIGNLAQKLCNAEHLHNFGAVKALLEVINNRDKSTSYATLTMAVRAIRQLWMVKDKRDEMLRLHAVQSVSILLTTECESIGIIKSSTGKEIEDPKRSQDDLIVGILKCLGYFTTYLVGNCAEQIQGDGRGYLCLVALTKRHETIALKCLMNLCYLSTCRPVLGTAGLVECLVSIIQKKHATDMAWWPDGAAKALAQLSGEAVNRSRLRRSGGLSLLVTAARDNAHAMHALLQYVFDDSSFQLLIQQGLVGLLTDKLTDHISTMEFEHNFTIGQNEAVKRKEKHKNESIAVYDMVVSNIAYREKGFFKRSKSKLLSETEDDLKVVIERDNMIVGFLDAIDSDDSNLSDSDEGTSSQRKRSLKRVRSKSPKSFRKKSHFVKMASKDWSSGVFWEPKSPEWPSLFQQFPSDKSPSRDQGPLSPASEGSADMSPDYRGSLSKKSRWDWSPDSGASMGEGSSTSPYWTDNQWSPGSSGPSSPFSINDESSDSEISGRYSPVCSEDDGDEDQKKTSTNAIAELKATQIAQELDTELTIEDDSSDEKALAEDISKCKIDMKSKSSAMACVMVLMFRVTHGTCTTCGSIRDDSVPNHLTDLLTSRECLHGLLDYVERCQRPMGRAARILVRIVSNHLCLLNLLRHRIPLRLHQMSVRSKHPTDQCIQCKQINKFSSKLLTQLSLKAESSYGIGKISYHLLKGTTSMKQTLSLTLPYFVRTEKVLKKYLIDCNGLNLLFSSIAEAKEDIDDCVTALVKLANNVHIKDPKILENRYRSNVHVTYDPILDNLAPDDIVTFQLDDSSTVKANKVFLCQHSEVFSAMLMGQFKESIEKCVQIKNVSKPALEHLFTLLQCGLNSSKNDIEIFPMAEELETNLEVLLLADRFLFDKLKEFLSSAILQFQLAPDTADKMYIWSLRDGMGFLCVESVAYLLTGQMSEAERVKSFQNILNLEYKDQLLEDIKSMLLRQLIK; encoded by the exons ATGGATAAAACTTATGTGAAATCAGTTTTAGAAGGACTTAAGTCCTCGTCATCTAAACGCATTCAAGAGTCCCTCGTAAAAATTAaatctacaataataataaatgataaggGCATTAAATCCTTTCGAGAAAGTGGTGGCATAGAATATTTACTTCCACATTTACGTAAACCAAATGAAAGAATACTTGATTTATCCCTAAGTATACTTGGTAATGTGTGTTTAGATGAAAAGTGCAGCTTATTG ATTGGGAAACTGAATAGCTATGGACCTCTTGTGTCTATATTAAACACTGTATGCCGTGATAGCATTGTCGGAAGAACATCGCGCGTCATTGGTAACTTGGCGCAAAAGCTATGCAATGCAGAACATTTGCACAATTTTGGAGCGGTTAAGGCACTGCTCGAGGTCATTAATAACAGGGATAAGTCTACATCTTATGCCACACTAACAATGGCTGTGAGAGCCATTCG GCAACTATGGATGGTTAAAGATAAACGCGATGAAATGTTGAGATTACATGCCGTGCAAAGCgtatcaatattattaacaacTGAATGCGAATCTATTGGAATAATCAAGTCTTCTACTGGCAAAGAAATAGAGGATCCGAAGAGGAGTCAAGACGACCTCATTGTTGGCATACTCAAATGTTTAGGATATTTCACAACGTACCTAGTTGGTAACTGTGCTGAACAG ATCCAAGGCGACGGCAGAGGTTACCTATGCCTCGTGGCGCTCACTAAGCGTCATGAAACAATAGCACTCAAATGTCTAATGAATCTCTGTTACTTGTCTACATGTCGACCGGTATTGGGAACCGCGGGATTAGTCGAATGCTTAGTAAGCATAATTCAGAAGAAACATGCAACGG ATATGGCTTGGTGGCCCGATGGAGCGGCGAAGGCTCTGGCCCAGCTTAGCGGTGAGGCGGTGAATCGATCCCGATTACGACGTTCTGGAGGACTCTCTTTGCTAGTCACCGCTGCTCGGGATAACGCGCATGCCATGCATGCACTCTTACAATACGTTTTTGATGACAGTT caTTTCAGCTACTTATTCAGCAGGGCCTTGTGGGGTTGCTTACCGACAAACTAACTGATCATATTTCCACCATGGAATTTGAACACAACTTCACCATTGGCCAGAATGAAGCTGTGAAGCGTAAAGAGAAGCATAAAAATGAATCTATTGCCGTGTATGATATGGTAGTTAGCAATATAGCTTATCGTgagaaaggattttttaaaagaagtaAAAGCAAATTGTTATCTGAGACGGAGGATGACTTAAAGGTGGTGATAGAAAGAGACAACATGATTGTTGGATTTTTAGACGCTATCGACAGTGATGACTCTAATTTAAGCGACAGTGATGAAGGAACATCGTCTCAGCGAAAAAGAAGCCTTAAGCGAGTGAGATCAAAAAGTCCTAAAAGCTTTAGAAAA AAATCGCATTTTGTTAAGATGGCAAGTAAAGACTGGTCCTCAGGGGTTTTCTGGGAACCAAAAAGCCCCGAATGGCCATCACTTTTTCAACAATTTCCGTCCGACAAAAGTCCAAGTCGTGACCAAGGGCCTCTGTCGCCAGCCTCGGAAGGAAGCGCGGACATGAGTCCGGATTATCGAGGCTCATTAAGTAAGAAGAGTAGATGGGATTGGAGCCCAGACTCGGGAGCTAGTATGGGAGAGGGAAGTTCAACATCCCCTTATTGGACGGATAACCAGTGGAGTCCGGGAAGCTCCGGACCTTCATCACCTTTTAGCATCAATGATg AAAGTTCCGATTCAGAGATTTCTGGTCGTTATTCGCCAGTTTGCAGCGAAGACGATGGCGACGaagaccaaaaaaaaacctcaacTAACGCGATCGCTGAATTAAAAGCGACACAGATCGCTCAGGAGCTAGATACAGAACTAACCATAGAAGATGATAGCAGTGATGAGAAGGCGCTAGCGGAAG ATATTAGCAAATGCAAAATTGATATGAAGTCGAAATCGTCTGCTATGGCATGCGTTATGGTGCTAATGTTCAGGGTAACTCACGGCACTTGCACGACTTGCGGCAGCATCCGCGACGATTCCGTACCGAACCATTTGACGGACTTACTAACCAGCCGCGAGTGTCTCCACGGACTACTCGACTACGTGGAGAGATGCCAACGCCCCATGGGCAGAGCTGCGCGGATACTAGTCAGGATTGTCAG TAATCACCTCTGTTTATTGAATTTACTAAGGCATAGGATACCGCTGAGGCTTCATCAAATGTCTGTTAGATCGAAACATCCAACAGACCAATGCATACAATGCAAACAA ataaataaatttagttctAAACTCTTGACTCAACTGTCGTTAAAGGCAGAGTCAAGTTACGGTATTGGGAAAATCAGCTATCATTTATTAAAGGGCACCACATCTATGAAACAAACTCTTTCGTTGACTTTGCCATACTTTGTCAG GAcagaaaaagttttaaaaaagtacTTGATAGATTGCAATggtttgaatttattattcagCAGTATTGCTGAGGCCAAAGAAGATATTGATGACTGTGTTACAGCTTTAGTGAAACTTGCGAATAATGTTCACATAAAGGACCCTAAAATTCTAGAGAACAGATACAGGTCAAATGTTCACGTTACCTACGATCCTATTCTCGATAATTTGGCTCCTGATGATATAGTAACATTCCAACTAGATGATTCATCAACAGTTAAAGCAAATAAAGTGTTTCTGTGCCAGCATTCAGAAGTATTTAGCGCTATGTTGATGGGGCAATTCAAGGAATCCAtagaaaaatgtgtacaaattaaaaatgtgtCAAAACCTGCACTGGAACATCTTTTTACACTGCTACAGTGTGGTTTAAATAGTTCTAAAAATGATATAGAAATATTTCCAATGGCAGAAGAGTTAGAAACGAATTTGGAAGTACTACTCCTAGCTGACAGGTTcttatttgataaattaaaagaatttttaaGCAGTGCTATCCTACAATTTCAATTGGCACCGGATACAGCTGACAAGATGTATATATGGTCACTCCGGGATGGTATGGGATTTTTATGTGTTGAATCTGTAGCATATTTATTGACTGGACAGATGTCTGAAGCTGAGCGTGTCAAATCGTTCCAAAATATCCTAAACCTGGAATACAAGGACCAATTGCTAGAAGATATCAAATCCATGCTGCTGAGGCAGTTGATAAAGTAA